Proteins encoded by one window of Pradoshia eiseniae:
- a CDS encoding cysteine desulfurase family protein codes for MIYLDNSATTQPYPAVLDSFMKVSTGFWGNPSSLHGFGGKAEQLLAKAREQVAGLLKVNPAEIIFTSGGSESNNLAIKGAALQYKARGKHIITSSIEHPSVLNPTEQLSDLGYEITYLPVDEYGRVNVTQLKEAIREDTILVSIMHINNEIGSIQPIEEIGQLLRRYPKILFHVDGVQGFSKVDLSLAATHVDLYSLSGHKIHGLKGTGLLYKREGVKLSPLIAGGNQESGFRSGTESVAGAVSLAKAMRLVTEESKSSLGKMKELQEYAMSRLAAIDGLVINTPYEKAAPHIINFSIPGLKSEAFVHTLEDEEIYVSTTSACSSKKKSMSHTLLQMGKSEKIAGSSIRISLHFGLEKTDIDKAIAAVGKAIQMLSEVNKR; via the coding sequence ATGATTTATTTGGACAACAGTGCAACGACACAACCATATCCGGCTGTGCTGGATTCATTTATGAAGGTTTCAACTGGCTTTTGGGGTAATCCCTCTTCGCTGCATGGTTTTGGAGGAAAGGCTGAACAATTGCTTGCGAAAGCGCGTGAGCAAGTGGCAGGCCTCTTGAAAGTCAATCCGGCCGAGATTATTTTCACCTCAGGCGGTTCAGAGAGCAATAATCTTGCCATTAAAGGAGCCGCTTTGCAATATAAAGCCCGGGGAAAACATATTATCACCTCTTCCATTGAACATCCGTCTGTCCTTAATCCGACAGAACAGCTGAGCGACTTAGGGTATGAAATTACTTATTTGCCGGTGGATGAATATGGACGAGTAAATGTGACACAATTGAAGGAAGCGATTCGAGAAGACACGATTCTCGTTTCGATTATGCATATTAATAATGAGATTGGCTCCATCCAGCCGATTGAGGAAATAGGGCAGCTGCTGAGACGCTATCCGAAGATTCTCTTCCATGTAGATGGGGTCCAAGGATTTAGTAAGGTAGATCTTTCTTTGGCAGCTACCCATGTAGACCTCTATTCATTATCGGGTCATAAAATACATGGGCTTAAAGGGACGGGCCTCCTTTATAAAAGAGAGGGAGTCAAGCTTTCTCCACTTATTGCCGGAGGAAATCAGGAGTCCGGCTTCCGAAGCGGGACAGAGAGTGTTGCCGGAGCTGTCTCATTGGCAAAGGCAATGCGTCTTGTAACCGAGGAAAGCAAGAGCAGCTTAGGGAAGATGAAGGAGCTGCAGGAATATGCGATGAGCCGTCTGGCAGCAATTGACGGGTTAGTCATCAATACGCCATATGAAAAAGCGGCACCGCATATCATTAATTTTTCCATTCCTGGCTTAAAGTCAGAGGCTTTCGTGCATACGCTTGAGGATGAGGAAATTTATGTTTCCACAACCAGCGCCTGCTCGTCGAAGAAGAAATCGATGAGCCATACATTGCTGCAAATGGGAAAAAGCGAGAAGATCGCCGGCAGTTCCATCCGAATCAGTCTTCATTTTGGTTTGGAGAAAACAGATATCGACAAGGCCATTGCCGCAGTAGGCAAGGCCATTCAAATGTTAAGTGAGGTTAATAAAAGATGA
- the thiI gene encoding tRNA uracil 4-sulfurtransferase ThiI yields the protein MKFDHIVVRYGEITLKKRNRKSFITQLKKNVKNALMDYPNVRIEAQHERMYIHLNGAGHEEVIDRLKKVYGISSLSPALKVEKEIPAIQESALFYINHLSRDIATFKIDAKRADKTFPYSTYDLNGLVGGYCLQRKEGLKVDVHNPDLKLRVEVRKDAAYITGEKIAAAGGLPIGSSGSAMLMLSGGIDSPVAGFLTMKRGVEIECVHFYSPPFTSERSKQKVIDLAEKLAEVNGRMVLHIVPFTEIQKLIQKQIPDNYTMTTTRRLMLRVTDEIREQRKALAIVTGESLGQVASQTMESMYTINEVTNTPILRPLLAMDKTEIIEIAERIGTHDISIRPFEDCCTVFTPTNPKTKPRREKVNHYESFTDFDPYIQEAVEKTETIIFSSKDKKKVEATEDLF from the coding sequence ATTAAATTTGACCATATCGTCGTTCGCTATGGGGAGATTACCTTAAAGAAGCGGAATCGGAAGAGCTTTATTACACAGCTCAAGAAAAATGTAAAAAACGCCTTGATGGATTATCCGAATGTACGAATTGAGGCACAGCATGAGCGTATGTATATCCATTTGAACGGAGCGGGCCACGAAGAAGTAATCGATCGTTTGAAGAAAGTGTACGGCATCTCTTCTTTAAGTCCTGCCTTAAAGGTAGAAAAAGAAATCCCAGCTATTCAGGAATCAGCGTTATTCTATATCAATCACCTTTCACGGGATATTGCGACATTCAAGATTGATGCTAAACGGGCTGACAAGACATTTCCTTATTCAACCTATGACTTAAACGGCCTCGTTGGGGGATATTGCCTGCAGCGTAAAGAAGGACTAAAGGTAGATGTCCATAATCCAGATCTGAAGCTGCGCGTAGAAGTTCGTAAGGATGCAGCTTATATTACTGGGGAAAAAATTGCAGCAGCAGGCGGCTTGCCAATCGGTTCAAGCGGTTCTGCGATGCTCATGCTGAGCGGAGGCATTGACAGCCCTGTTGCAGGGTTCTTGACGATGAAGCGCGGGGTGGAAATTGAATGCGTCCATTTCTACAGCCCGCCATTCACGAGTGAACGCTCGAAGCAAAAGGTTATTGATTTGGCAGAGAAATTAGCGGAGGTCAATGGACGGATGGTTCTGCATATCGTTCCATTTACAGAAATTCAAAAGCTGATTCAAAAACAAATTCCGGATAATTACACGATGACAACAACACGACGGCTGATGCTGCGCGTGACTGATGAGATTCGAGAGCAGCGTAAAGCGCTCGCCATCGTCACGGGCGAAAGCTTAGGGCAAGTAGCGAGTCAGACGATGGAGAGTATGTATACGATCAACGAAGTGACCAATACGCCTATTCTCCGCCCGCTATTGGCGATGGACAAAACAGAAATCATTGAGATTGCTGAACGTATTGGTACGCATGACATCTCTATCCGTCCATTTGAGGATTGCTGTACTGTCTTTACACCGACAAATCCTAAGACGAAACCACGAAGAGAGAAGGTTAATCACTACGAATCCTTCACGGATTTCGATCCTTATATTCAAGAAGCGGTCGAGAAAACGGAAACCATCATCTTCAGCAGCAAGGACAAGAAGAAGGTTGAGGCAACGGAAGATCTGTTCTAA
- a CDS encoding alpha/beta-type small acid-soluble spore protein, translated as MSNNSNNLLVPGVTQALDQMKYEIASEFGVQLGGETTSRANGSVGGEITKRLVQMAEQQLGGGYSR; from the coding sequence ATGTCAAACAACTCAAACAACCTTTTGGTACCAGGAGTAACTCAAGCTCTTGACCAAATGAAATACGAAATTGCTTCCGAGTTTGGAGTACAACTTGGAGGAGAAACAACTTCTCGCGCTAACGGTTCTGTTGGTGGAGAAATCACAAAACGCCTTGTTCAAATGGCTGAGCAACAATTGGGTGGAGGATACTCCAGATAA